The following DNA comes from Carassius carassius chromosome 41, fCarCar2.1, whole genome shotgun sequence.
tgagtgtgtgatgGACTGTATCTCACTGATGTATCTGTAGGTTGTCTCTATTGCTTTTATATCATTTACAGCAGCTGATAAATCTGAGACGTGATGGAGGTCCATCCCATCAGCTCCAATGAGCTCATAGCTGAGGAATGTTTAGATCTGTTATCGCTGGAGATGATCTACATCTTCATTGCCCATAGATGATCTCTTTCGTGTCAAGAGGGTGAGTTCTTTTACCTTGAAGTGTTCGTAGCTTTTCTATTTCCTTGAGTAGCATCATACTTCTGTAATTGTATGTTATGAAATGATTTCGTTGGGAAACAGTTTTGTTGTTGTCTGATGTGATGTTTAAGTCACTAAGTCAGTGTTGCTGAACAGGAAGAGACTGAAATCGTCACTTATGAGAACTTCACTGATGTGAAAATAAAAGTTCTAATATTAGTTTATAATAGCAGTTTAGATAAAACAAGCAAAATAGTTCTTATAGGACATGTTATCATAGCCACTGAAAAGAGATGGCATCTAGTAAACCATTTTCTCTCAAcatatttatttagctattttacTTGAACTGCTCTCCTCAGCAATGTTGCAtgcatttatggcattatttttttcaaaagcataattatagtaattaacatacacagtttaattgtgcattatgtcTTTATGGCTAAGTTTATATTACTAATGCCTGGtataattttcatctaaaatactgCAGGATGTTCAGTGATAATTCACAACAGTGATGTTCAAATTAGTCTCTAATAAGCTCCTGGACCGTCCCTGTTCTTGAGTTCACTAGTTTGTCTGATCAGTAGCTTGTCATTGTCTCAGACTGGGCAAAAATGTAATGTTACCAGTTCTGTTTCTCTGAACTGGAAAGAAACAAGGAAGAGACATAAATAACTCAAATGCAGTTCATTGGAATTCATTGTAGAGATGCCCAATTTAACATACGCAGTCTGCCTTCTGTTTGTCAATGAATATATTGATCGtgaagttccctttcaagggaactttgaactgcatcctctaggggtcgctatggggggaACACCCCGTCgttacccatgtctgaagcatacatttcaaaaacaccaacaagttggcaGGCGACAGCCCAGGACGTCACTATCGGTGCGACTATAAATAGACACCGGGAGAACACATcatcctcttcttcgtcttcattgactgttttgttacaGCATATTGGAGTGCATGTTTCTCGCAATAGGGTTTGCTCTGATATTTGCAGTTCACACGCCTCACatactgtggtgtgtgtgtgtgtggtgaagagCAAGTACAAGcgttcagctctcgagggagttggacGCACTATGCTGCACTCATTGTGATGCATTCGTGAGACTCAGAGGGGATGTCAGTATTTCACTATTTACCAGAGTTTGTAGCAACATTTGCATGAGTGCATTCGCCTCTCGCTGGAATAGCAATGCATATGTGGCAGCAGTTTTTGCTCGCGCTTGATATCTGTGATAATCTAGCAAGTGGACAGAGCGTGTTTAGCTCCCGCAGGAGCTGAATACATGCTGTGCATTGTGTCACTGTGAGAACATGTAAAGGATGTGCCGCACAGCTGGCGTCAGcctcgagtaccagcaagcaccGGCAGGGGTGCCTCGGCTATGGCATTGAGACACAGCATCACATTCACTaagaggaaccatggttacatgcgtaacctagagatgttcctcttcaggaccTCAAGCTGCGTTGAGAAACACTATGACAGactaccaaatccctgcctagtgtgtatccgaagagcacagcttaggacgagagaacTGAAGCGCCTGGATTAACttgcatatctaggccataaaaGCTTGTAAATGTAAAGGTCGATGACCACACCgctgcattgcagatgtccagcatggacaaacctgctaagaaggccacagaggccaccataccccgtgtggagtgagccttgactcccatcAGTGAGGGGAGACCAGAGATGCATATGTAACAttgatagcctcaactatccaacgactaagttTCTGCTTCATTGCAGGAAAAATCCCAATTGGGGGGACCATAGCACACCAGCAGTTGGTCCATCTTTCTCCACagagcagctctgtggacgtatgtgtccagctCTCGAGCTTGATACATACAATTAGCTTCTTCTGGTCGGACTTATGGAAGGGAGGAAGGCataaggcctgcagtactattggttgtggtgtgacagagggaactttaggaacacaaCCCACTCGAGGGTATAGAAGTGCTTTGGCCATGCCGGTCGCAAAGTGAAAtgagtaggggccactgagagggcctgaagatctccatcgtggagaagtcgtggcctaatggttagagagtcggactcccaattgaaaggttgtgagttcgagtcccgggctggcaggaattgtgggtggggggagtgcatgtacagttctctctccaccttcaataccatgacttaggtgcccttgagcaaggcatcgaacccccaactgctccccgggcaccgcagcataaatggctgcccactgctccgggtgtgtgctcacagtgtgtgtgtgtgtgtgttcactgctctgtgtgtgtgcatttcggatgggttaaatgcagagcacaaattctgagtatgggtcaccatacttggctgaatgtcacgtcactttcactttcacatctctcctcagagaggtaataacCAACggatcagatgtctatctgatatatcttggATCGGCTCGAATGGAGATTTACAGAGCctcaaacaccacaaacaagtcCTAGGTGGGGGGGACACGGGACcatactggaggcctcagcctcagcgcaccatggaggaaacgtgTTAGTAGGGGGGAGATCTCCCGGGAGCAGAGCTATTGGCGAAAAACATATAGACAAAGCCTCGGCCAAATCTGTACCATAACGTCCAATctgagaggagctggatgaactagagagaaccagagggaacattgcaatgtctcttgagttgcaaagaggtccaaaaagtCTCCATATCTGTTTCACCACCTAGTGGTGAAGCCTCCATTTCCTGGGcttcggcccctgtctcgacagtatgtctgctcctacATTCAACcttccaggaatatacactgctctgagcaagaggagtttgtcctgggaccacagaaggatctggtatGCCAGCTTGTGCAAGGGGcatgaacgcagacctccctggggGATATAAGAGACCATATATCTCTTATatattgatataagagaccaacgatatgttgtcagtgcgcaccaacacatggtgacctctcaggactgggaggaaatattttaatgttcGATACACAGCTAGCATCACTAGACCACAGatcgcgggcagggtggccactcttgacagcaccccagccggtgagggatgaGTCTGTCGCTAGTGTTACacggtgacaaggagctcccagcaccaggccctgattcaagaatcaAGGTTTCTTCCATGTGTCTAAGGCACAGAGGCACCGCCGGATGACCTTGATATTTTGAAGTGGGTCCCCTCTCTGGCAAAATctcttggtcttgagccaccactgtaggggtctcatcaTTTGATTTGCTTGAAAGTTAGTATCTTGTAGCTTTCTCTGCACTTGCATCACGTTTGCCTGTCATCTGTTACTTTGAATgtggaacatttttaaaatgcaaattaaagtaatatatatctttaaagttttgaagaaaatgtaatgtatatatcATTTAGCTACATTAATATGGTGATAATGGCAATTTATGATTACATTtgcagtacatttttaaatattcagatcATTACTTTGACTCTTCggtacacttaatttttttatttaacttttattgaaatatttgtacAGCTGGAACAAGAAAACAGTAACATGAAGTAACAGCCAGATCACTGGAACCACGGAAAGACAAAAAACAGATCCGCTTATTACATATTAATGACTTAAGACTTCATTTTCTTCATAATTTCTCAGAATGGTGCTTTAGTTAGAAGCGATAGTCCTGTCGATCCAGGAGCGCAGTTGGGAGATGCGGGCGTAGACTACAGGGAAACGGGTGTCACAAGTGCTTGTTCCCCAGGAGACCGAGCCCACCAGAGACCAGACCCCTGAACGCTCACACACCAGAGGACCACCAGAATCACCCtgagaaaaaacacacatttgattTGAACAGCAGCAACACTGAGATGGTAATGTGTTTCTTGATCTGTCTTCATATACCTGGCAAGATGAGGAACCAGAGGCTCCAGCACAGATCATAGCATCAGTGATAGTGTTCTGACCCCAgatctgtttgcacacagcaggACTTATGATGGGTACACCTGTCTGCTGTAGGATCAGTGGGCTcgctaaaagagaagaaaacgtGACAAATTGTCTTGCACAGTTAACAGATGTGTTGTTATTCTCtcagtatatttttgttttacagatgACTTACTTGTGGTGGCAGTTCTACCCCAGCCAGTGGTGAAGCAGCGGGTTCCAGGCAGGATGCTGAGGGTTGATGGAGCCAGACATACAGGAGAGATACGGGGAGTCAGTGTGACTGGAGACGACAGTTTCAGCAGAGCAATGTCATTGTTGATAGTCGTCCTGCTGTAGAGCGGATGGGTGATGACCTGAACATACAGAAAAGGGGGATCAATGCTGAAAGCTGCTTTTATGAATGGTGGACTAAGATATAAGATGACTTTCTTTCTGTTATTTTAACCCTTctgtttttaaccttttttcaaatacatactgtatgtgctgAGAATTTTAAGTGCGtgctaaaagttaattttggcGACTTTTAGGAGCTTACTAGAGTGTAAATGACCTCAGAGCATCTATTttgaaaatgataataaaatattcataacttTTTTGTGAttctcactttttttatttttcagtgctttAAAATCAGGTAAGCAAATAAAGAACACAACTATATAACTATCAATACATAAGCCATTGTGTAACAGTTagtcaaatatatttgaataaatttagcatttagatcaCTCCTTTGTATAAATgacaagaaattattattattattattgataataataataataatacattttgtttaaatttttgaaTGATTTGGGTATTTCAAGGATTTTGGGTAAGACAAACGTTtgcttttaaaacaatataaacagtCAATATAGTAGGAGTCATAAAGCATTGGTTGATCACTCATTTTGATTTCGTCTCTGATCCACTGAGATCAATAAACATTGTTACCTTGGAAACTAATTTGACCTGAATGGGTTCAACAC
Coding sequences within:
- the LOC132123187 gene encoding chymotrypsin-like protease CTRL-1 isoform X1 — encoded protein: MTFTIFSITCFALVASALGCGVPAIKPQTIGSRIVNGQNAISGSWPWQVSLQLPSGFHFCGGSLINQNWVLTAAHCAVVVGYHRVILGEHDRGSSVEPIQVKLVSKVITHPLYSRTTINNDIALLKLSSPVTLTPRISPVCLAPSTLSILPGTRCFTTGWGRTATTTSPLILQQTGVPIISPAVCKQIWGQNTITDAMICAGASGSSSCQGDSGGPLVCERSGVWSLVGSVSWGTSTCDTRFPVVYARISQLRSWIDRTIASN
- the LOC132123187 gene encoding chymotrypsin-like protease CTRL-1 isoform X2, with protein sequence MTFTIFSITCFALVASALGCGVPAIKPQTIGSRIVNGQNAISGSWPWQVSLQLPSGFHFCGGSLINQNWVLTAAHCAVVVGYHRVILGEHDRGSSVEPIQVKLVSKVITHPLYSRTTINNDIALLKLSSPVTLTPRISPVCLAPSTLSILPGTRCFTTGWGRTATTSNPLILQQTGVPIISPAVCKQIWGQNTITDAMICAGASGSSSCQGDSGGPLVCERSGVWSLVGSVSWGTSTCDTRFPVVYARISQLRSWIDRTIASN